A region of Toxorhynchites rutilus septentrionalis strain SRP chromosome 1, ASM2978413v1, whole genome shotgun sequence DNA encodes the following proteins:
- the LOC129767119 gene encoding dynein regulatory complex protein 10-like: MLEIQRVVADEEPPETVFGLLDTIQYKYKIRQCELIEVQRRILNFIKNLRRCGSIEEKPPTYRRKRTDHDLFERVPDILMNKARDCIMKKNERSLEQEVEELERKLYTFNKRCVRELNEILEESAQKMTFMYEDGDIEFEELQEQVAKKMAAINVQQKEYNDLLKVHEQKARKVRMSTVRLQRVIREYDLYVGEVAHECEEEEAIAEQYREWKRTVYEPRKERFTQLRFSRQMVEDELIEKQVEEFRYLHAVRVFQRAWRKILEKQKLKKKKKKGKGRSGKKGGKGKK; the protein is encoded by the exons ATGCTGGAAATCCAGCGAGTCGTCGCAGACGAAGAGCCACCGGAAACCGTGTTTGGCCTCTTGGATACAattcaatacaaatacaaaatcAGACAGTGTGAG TTGATTGAAGTACAACGGCGCATACTGAATTTTATTAAGAATCTCCGTCGATGTGGGTCCATCGAAGAAAAACCTCCGACATACCGACGGAAGAGAACCGACCATGACCTGTTCGAGCGCGTTCCGGACATTCTGATGAATAAAGCGAGAGATtgtatcatgaaaaaaaatgagagaTCCCTGGAGCAGGAAGTCGAAGAACTCGAGAGAAAATTGTACACTTTCAACAAACGTTGTGTTCGGGAACTTAATGAGATACTGGAAGAGTCAGCACAGAAAATGACTTTCATGTATGAAGATGGCGATATCGAGTTCGAAGAACTTCAAGAACAAGTAGCCAAAAAAATGGCTGCGATTAACGTACAACAAAAAGAATATAACGATTTGCTTAAAGTGCACGAGCAGAAAGCGAGGAAAGTTAGAATGAGCACCGTCCGGTTACAACGTGTCATTAGGGAGTATGATCTATATGTTGGCGAAGTGGCGCATGAGTGCGAAGAAGAGGAAGCCATAGCGGAGCAATACAGGGAATGGAAGCGAACCGTTTATGAGCCCCGGAAGGAACGTTTCACGCAGTTGAGATTTAGCAGACAGATGGTTGAGGacgaattgattgaaaaacaagTTGAGGAGTTCAGATACCTGCACGCTGTCAGGGTGTTTCAGAGGGCCTGGCGGAAGATTCTTGAGAAGCAAAAgctcaagaaaaagaaaaagaaaggaAAGGGTAGATCGGGCAAAAAGGGTGGAAAAGGGAAAAAGTAG